The nucleotide window taaatactttcttccagaagaggcaggaacatagggtgacatataagagtggaggcagaagcactcaggtcgactacatcttgtgtcgacgttgtaacctgaaagagatcagtgactgcaaagtgttagtaggggagagtgtagctagacaacacagaatggtagtgtgtaaaataaccctggtggtgaggaaggcgaagaggacaaaggcagagcagaggacaaagtggtggaagctgagaaaggaagaatgttgtgaagtctttagggaggagttgagacaggctatgggtggtcaggaggtgctatcagttgactggacaactacagccaaggtgatcagggagacaggtaggagggtacttggtgtatcatcaggtaaggggaaagtggacaaggagacttggtggtggaatgaggaagtccaggagtgtatacagggaaagaggctagctaagaagaagtgggacactgagaggactaaagagagtagacaggagtacagggagatgcagagtaaggtgaaggtagaggtggcaaaggccaaacaaagagcacaTGAGGACTtatatgctaggctagacagtaaggagggagaggggatctgtacaggttggcaaggcagagagatagagatgggaaggatgtgcagcaggttagagtgattaaagatagagatggaaatgtactgacagatgccaggagggtgatgggaagatggaaggagtactttaacgagttgatgaatgaggaaaacgaaagagaacaaagagtagaagaggtgactgttgtggaacaggaagtagcaaatattggtagaagtgaggtgagaagggcgttgaagaggatgaagagtggaaaggctgttggtcctgatgacatacctgtggaggtatggaagtgcttaggagaggtggcagtagagtttttgacaagtttgtttaacaagatcttggagagtgagaggattccagaggaatggaggagaagtgtattggtgccaattttttagaacaagggagatgtgcaaagctgtggcaattatagaggtataaagctaatgagccagacaatgaagctgtgggaaagagtagtggaagctaggttaagggcagaggtgagcatttgtgagcagcaatatggttttatgcctagaaagagtacatcagatgcagtatttgctttgaggatgctggcggagaagtacagagaaggtaacagggagttgcattgtgtctttttagatttagagaaagcgtatgacagggtgccaagagaggagctgtggtattgtatgaggaagtctggagtggcagagaagtatgttagagtggtgcgggacatgtatgagagctgtaagacagtggtaagatgtgctgtaggtgtgacagaagagttcaaggtggaggtgggtctgcatcaaggatcggctctaagcccctttttgtttgctctggtgatggacaggatgacagatgaggtaagacaggagtctccaggGACTAtcatgtttgcagatgacattgtgctctgtagcgagagcatggaacaggtggaggaaaatttggagaggtggaggtatgctctggaaagcagaggaatgaaggttagccgcagcaagacggaatacatgtgtgtgaatgagagggacccaggaggatcggtgaggctacagggagcagaggtgaagaaggtgcaggatttaagtacttagggtcaacggtccagagcaacggagagtgtggaaaggaggtgaagaggcgggtacaagcaggttggaatgggtggagaaaagtgtcaggtgtgttgtgcgataaaagagtatcagcgagaatgaaaggaaaggtgtacaggacagtggtgagaccagcaatgctctacggcttagagacagtggaactgaagaaaagacaggaggcagagttggaggtagcagagctgaagatgttgaggttctctttgggagtgacaaggatggatagaattaagaatgagtttatcagagggacaacccacgttagatgttttggagttaaagtcagagaggccagattgaggtggtttggacatgttcagaggagagattgtgagtatatcggtagaaggatgctgagtttggaactgccaggcaggaggtctagaggaagaccaaagaggagatttatggatgcagtgagagaggacatgaagttagttggtgtgagagaagaggatgcagaggatagggttagatggaggcaaatgattcgctgtggcgacccctgaaagggaacagccgaaagacaaagaagaagaagaagatactAATAGAGGGATTGTATTATTGGACCTTACAGAAAGAACAGTCTTTCACAGTTGTAAGTGTTTTGTTGTCAGGTACCTTtagttgcttttattttattttttgccagaTAACGTATACTTGCATATTTTCACTGAAGGATGAAGATGTAGAGACCACATGTGCTGTGACAGAAGTGGACAATGCTGGTAGATCCACTGAGGTCGGATGCATAGTATTATAATGCAGCGCCCCCTTTTCACATTAGAGTAACAAACTGTCATTGTTctttcacagtacatacctggggATTTACCCACGGATGAAGGTCCTTCAACCTCAATGCATGATCTAATCaatgtaagaatttgtgtgcagttgtccatattttaattatattgtctgacagaatctcaattatttaattatttttaataataaatcctagtTTCCTTCCTAGTTGCCAGTAAAGGAtctgtataaggtccatcttcaaaaacaaataagagaaAGTGACATGGAGATGGACCTTAAATGGGAGAGAAAaggctatccattaaaaaagcaacactagaaaCTGAATTACTGGAGCGTCGCCTTAAGGTGAGAACTTGTGcgtatattaatctgttgcatgttaaaagtgttgtgtatataaagcaatgtcattaaaaaaacaacttttatttcattttactatcattgtttttcaggaaataaagaaatgaactgagcagcagaccagtgcaaactatttaataaaagttattttgaCAAATCCTGTCTTCCATCACTTCCATGTTGTGTGCACAAATCTGTAGAGGTTCCTCTGGGCCTCTTCTTCAATACAAGGAAGGTGTCTCTCTCCTCTTATAATGGCAATgtggtgaagcacaacacaagccactatgatgtctcatgccctctctggactgacccggagcccacgcagacactgaaacctagactTGAGGATCCCTATGGTCATCTCCACCTCGGCCCGTGTTCGGCTGTGAGCCAGGTTAAAGAGTGTCTGTGGTCCAGGATCAGGTTCAGGGTAGGGGGTCATTAAATAGGGCAGACAAGGGTGTCCTCTGTCCCCCAGCAAGTAAACATTGCACTGTCCAGTAATGATTCAAGTGTACAATACTaatatagtaaaaaataaaaaaaaaacattgtatagaGCAAAaccctgctgaaatgtctgACATAATGATGACTTGTGGAGAATTCTGGCATCATGTACAGAtcctggccattttgcatcaacattagtaatgatgtgagttgcctcacatattaaaaaagtaatgagtttaatgattttaacaaggcaaaaaattaaggacACAAAATTAAGTTGTTACCTGAACATTGATACTATGAATAAATTTCCTATTAACATCGTCTCCCTCATTTATTGAAGAAGCTTTAATAGGAATGTGTTTGACATCAATGCACCCAATTACATTTAGAAATCCTGAAATATAAAGTCATATATGGAaggattaagtgtgtgtgtgtgtgtgtgtgtgtgtgtgtgtgtgtgcaggatgaatacatgtatacagtagatataaataGTTTGACTACGTATTAAATATGTGTCATCGATTTTACTATAAAGGACAAACCTGGCACTCTGTGGAATTCCTCCAATAACACACAGAGGTTTATGgccagggaactgtacacatgtgtgtgtaagaagtgtttaagtgcCAGACATACAGTTGCCTTTCCCACATGCTCTACACCACACGCCccacattgtacaaaaaaatgccCTGATGAAAAAAAACGAAGTGCTTTGTACAGAACGTTTTCTAAGCCCAGACCCGCCGTTTGTGACATTTACAATATGCGGTTTCAAGAgatgtgttaagtaaattaacAATTCCGTTGAAAACCAATAACGctcttttaaataatcattaggaAATAAAAAGACATCAATACGCGGAGTTATAACTCTCTCCCAGCGAAAAAACCTTGTATAATTTGTGCCTCCACGTCCACAGGATCATCATCAAAAGGGCCGCTATGCTCAATAACCTTCTGAAACAACCTGACCCTGGAACATAACCTCCTACCGAGCAGGTCATCTTCAGAGAGtcagttgctatggttacatacatacccaGAAAGTTACCCACGTTTTTGGAACCGGAAGTTGAGGTTATCCACTAACTTACTCCTAAACTTACCCGGGTCtgtcacataacctgctttctggaaACCCCCCTGGAATACTGATCTGTGTGCGGGGAGTTTGAATAAACCCCCTGTGCTTGTCGGGTTTCCTCTTGGTACGAGCGTTTCATACCAAAATCgttaccaaattgcccgtattgtgtgaatgtgtgtgtttgtgcgctcTTGCGGTTTTAATCAAACTTCATTTAAGAAAGGTTTTACACATTACACGACACATATACATGGTTACAAATGCTTCATTTTTAcactgttaattacactgatatgtaaaaatgtttcaacatttatgccgtATATGCAAAATTATACAAAGTACTACTAATACTTACATTACGTtacattaaaatttatatttctatCAGGTCTCGCGGATGCTTATTTGCTGTTTGGATGTATGATTTATTTGGTATAAAATGTAATCACGCATTTTATAtatctttaagaaaaaaaagtacttcTCCTCCAACtattatttaaaggaaaaaacatcataTTACACGACCGTTGGTCTTAGTCCCGCCTCCTTGCCTGGTCTCAAGTAGGTCCTCTGGAGGCGAATAAATACGTCATCGTTGAATTCTAAGTACTAGTCTGTTGTTTAACTTTGCGGAAATAGCACGATGTCAGGAAGAGGAAAAGGCGGGAAAGGACTCGGGAAGGGAGGCGCTAAGCGTCATCGTAAGGTTCTCCGCGATAACATCCAGGGAATCACCAAGCCCGCTATTCGCCGTCTGGCGCGCCGTGGTGGAGTGAAACGTATTTCCGGTCTGATCTACGAGGAGACTCGTGGTGTACTCAAGGTGTTTCTGGAGAACGTCATCCGCGACGCCGTCACCTACACCGAGCATGCTAAGAGAAAGACCGTCACCGCCATGGATGTGGTGTACGCTCTGAAACGCCAGGGACGCACCCTGTACGGCTTCGGCGGTTAAACACTAACGGCTAACGACACGAACAcaacggctcttttaagagccacccacaTCTCCAGCAAAagagtttttatttctgtatgtgtgtaaaagtgaAGTATTTACAATCTAGTAAACACCGTTTAAAAGCTGTATgatgtttatataaaacaccAAAAATCAAATGAACAAAGTATTTAAAGTGTATGTGGTacacattactttttaatgtgGACTTTTAAAAGATAGCGTTCATTTACGAATTATATTTACATGGTCTTTTCTAAGTGTTGAACGCGTGATCTACTTAATTTCTGTAtgaaattattgtaaaaataaattaaccccCGACTCTAAAACGGCGGGAAGGGACACAAAGCGAAGCGGAGGGGGAGGAGTAACAGGAAAAGACTGAGGTGGTAGGAGGTCCCTCACGTGTTGAGGTTTTGGATATAGACCAATCAAAATCCGTTCTTGGCTTGTGCTTAATTACAATGTGACCTGTACATAGAGGGGCCTCGAGACGGCGCTTTTCATTCTTCTTTCAGTTTCATCCAGAAGTAACAGCACCATGCCTGAGCCAGCCAAGACCGCTCCCAAGAAGGGCTCGAAGAAAGCCGTGACCAAGACCGCCGGCAAAGGAGGCAAGAAGCGCAGAAAGTCCAGGAAGGAGAGCTACGCTATCTACGTCTACAAAGTCCTGAAGCAGGTTCACCCCGACACCGGCATTTCGTCCAAGGCGATGGGAATTATGAATTCGTTCGTTAACGACATCTTCGAGCGTATTGCGGGTGAGTCCTCTCGTCTGGCTCACTACAACAAACGCTCCACCATCACTTCCCGGGAGATCCAGACCGCCGTGCGCCTGTTGCTGCCCGGTGAGTTGGCCAAGCACGCCGTGTCCGAGGGCACCAAGGCCGTGACTAAATACACCAGCTCCAAGTAAAGCGCGTCACCGCCGCCTTCATCAACACAACGgttcttttaagagccacccatgTTGTCCGTCAAAGAGTGATTTCCTGCAGTGTAGGATTGTGTATTTCGAAGTCGTTTTCTAGGAGCCACTTGTAAATCCAATAGAATTTTTAAGCTGTATTGTTCTAGATCAAAGTAGTTTCTAGCCGTACAGAGCTGTTCAAAACTAGCACATAGCAGCTTTACAACTCTGCTCTACTCGTAGCTGTTACTTTTTCTTACAACAAATAAAACCATGAATCTCGGACGATCAaaggaatttaatttaatacaacaTGAAGACTAGGGAAAAAACACAGTGgaataaataaacttattatataaatatttaactctCCTGTTGACTCTCACTCATGTAAAGTGACTGGGGTTGTTTGGTTCCATTATGAATCCActataatacatatttataatgTTTCATCAGACCTTTTTTTCAGCTCTTGTAAACTTTACAATTTTGAGCTTGCATTCGTTGTGTACGTCCTGCAGACCTTATTTACTGGAGCTCATACCCCACAtttttaagggggaaaaaagattttGATTATATGATAAGATGAAGCCTATTGTACTGCTTATCACAGA belongs to Clarias gariepinus isolate MV-2021 ecotype Netherlands chromosome 2, CGAR_prim_01v2, whole genome shotgun sequence and includes:
- the LOC128543164 gene encoding histone H4, which produces MSGRGKGGKGLGKGGAKRHRKVLRDNIQGITKPAIRRLARRGGVKRISGLIYEETRGVLKVFLENVIRDAVTYTEHAKRKTVTAMDVVYALKRQGRTLYGFGG
- the LOC128543224 gene encoding histone H2B-like — its product is MPEPAKTAPKKGSKKAVTKTAGKGGKKRRKSRKESYAIYVYKVLKQVHPDTGISSKAMGIMNSFVNDIFERIAGESSRLAHYNKRSTITSREIQTAVRLLLPGELAKHAVSEGTKAVTKYTSSK